From bacterium:
TCCGCATAATGGGCACAATTGAATATAGAGACACGTCCTTCCGAACAGGCAAACCCGAAGCAATTCGGGGACGCAACGCCACGGGACCCTCGCGGTCAGCCGGGCTGCCGAAGAGGACTCTGATGTCGCGACAAGCGCGGGGTCCTTCAGGAGGACCTCGCGTTTGCCTTAGGGGCGCTGGCGGCGTGCCCCGAGGATCGCCGGAAGGGCCAGAGATGCAAGGGGGGGAACGCGTCCCATGGCCATGCTGCGCGTCCTACGGCGTCGGCCGCCGAGCCGGTTGGGCCTCGATCTGAGGGTTCGAGGCGACAGCGGGTTCACGTTCATCGAGCTCATCGTCGCGCTGACCTTGTTCGCCGGGGTCTCCGTGTTTCTGCTACAAGCCTTCATGGACGGGATGACCTACGCGAACCGATCCGATGAGAAGGCCGCGGCGACCAGCATCGCGATGCAGGTGATGGAGCAGATCAAGGCCAGCCCCAATCCCTACACGCTCGTGGGATTCACGGATATCGGACGGACGCCGCTGCCGCTCCCCGCCCCCTATACGGGGATCAACAATCCGACGCCGCACACGTTCCAGGCATCGGTCTCCGTCACCCCCGACAACAACCTGTTCCTGAGCACGGTCACGGTCAACGTGTACCGGCCGCAGGATGCGGACGTCTCCCCGTTGGTGACGCTGTCCACGGTGCTCGATGCGCAGTAGCCTACCACCGAGCGCCGGGGGAGACGCGATGCGACGGGAACGGGGCGTGACCCTCATCGAGTTCGTCGTGATGCTGGCGATTTTGGGGCTGGTCATCGGGGGGATCTACCAGTTCGTGGTCAACGGGACCGTGGCGGCGGGAAAGACGAATAACTTCCTGCAGTCGCAGGCCCAGGTCCGCGCCGCACTGGACAACATCGTCGACGAGTCGCGGTGGGCGTCGGGCGTGACGGCCGGCACCGCCACGGCGGTCACGCTCTCGATCCCGCAGAATACCCCCTTCTCGGCGTCGAGTCCGTACACCGTGACGTTCACCTACGATCCGGTGAACCGGGTCGTGACCCGCCAGCAGAACGCCGGTCCGGCCGTGGCGATGGCCTACCTCGTCGTGGGGCAGGGGGCGTCCACGGGGTTGACGTTCATCTACTTCGACGGCGGCAACAACTCGCTCGGATCGTCGCCCACCGCCGGGCAGCTGAGCAGCATCGCTCGCCTCCGAGCGATCGTGGCCACCACCAGCGGTACGGTCACCCGGAATCTGGCGGGCGATGCGGCGCTCCGCGCCCACCCGTAGCGTGGAGGATCCCTCACCCATGTGCATCCATCGTATGCGGACGGTCCGGCGAGGAGAGCGCGGCCTTGCCATGATGTCCCTCTTGTCCATGATCTTCGTCCTCACGGTCCTCGCGACGCTCGTGCTCTATTTGAGCGGGAAGGAAACGGCGTTGAGCGCCGTCCGCCTCAACGGCGCCGAGAGCCTGTACGTCGCCGAAGGGGGGGCCTTCTCGGGGCGCGCCGCCCTGATGGCCTACATGGGCGCCTACCCGGCGGCCGTGACGTCCGTCGACCCCTCGCTCTCCACGACGACGGCGCTGGGATGGTACGCCGGCGGCACCAAAACCGCCCAGAATCCGTTTGGGGTCCTGGACTATCTCCTGACCGACGGCCAGCGGTTCTCGCTGGGCGCCTCCGCCTCGACGGCGTCGGAGACCTTCCAGGTGAACTGGGGGTTGGGCAACCCGCACCTGAAGCTCCAGACCGGCGCGGCACCGGCCAACCCGGTGGGGGCCGGGGCGTACGCCGCCTCGGTGCAGCTCCAACCGGACCCGCAGCCCGACGCGTCGTGCGCACCATTCAACACCGGGGCCTCCTGCTCGGTGCACCAGCTCGGCACCAACGACTACGAGCTCTTCTATACCTACACGGTGACCAGCGACGGCCAGCTGTCGCCGCGGTTCAAGCGTCGGGTCGTGCTCTCGGGGAACTTCAGCGTCCATCTGTTCGTCCAGACCTTTGCGCTCTACGCCCTCTTCACCGACGTGCAGAACACCCCCACCAACAATCCGATCTGGTTCACCAACAACACGAGCTTCAACGGGCCGGTGCACACCAACGGAGAGTTCCGCTTTGCCTTCTTCCCGACGTTCACGGGGAAGGTGGAGAGCGTGAACGCGAAGGCCTGGTACAACAACGGCGGCAACCCGCTCGAGCTCTCCAACAACGAGAACGTGAACGGCGGCACCCGGGTCGACGCGCCGCTCGTCCCGCCGGATCCGAACCCGCAGGCCGCCACCCCCGCCGCGTTCACCCGCGGGGTGCCGATCATTCCGCTGCCCACCAGTCCGTTCAACCAGCAGGGGGTCGCGGTCGGCCGCAACCCCGCGGACTCCTCCGCGGTGACGACGTCGCAGATCACCTCAGCGATCCCCGAGTTGACGGGATCGGGGTCCGTGCCGAACGGGGTGTACGTTCCGGTCGTCGACGCGAACGGGAACTGCCGGTCCGACGCCGGGGAGCAGATGGCGGGCGGGGTCTACATTCAAGGGAACGTGGATAACATGACGCTGGGCGTGAGCGGCAACACCGCCGTGTACACCCTGACGCAAGGGTCGCACACCACGACGGTCACGGTCGATCGGACGAACAACCAAACGACCGTGAACAGCAACAACTGGATGGCCCCGCCCTCGGGGGGTTCGTGTCCGGGCGCCGCGCCCGGCCCGGCCAGCCGGACCTTTACGGGGGTGCCCAAGGGGTGGCAGGGGCCGGGCAATCCGAACGCCTCCATGATCTTCGTGAACGGCACGGTCAACGGGCTCAGCGGAACGCTTCAGCAGAACGAGCAGACGACGATCGCCGCGGCTGGGACGATCACGATCACGGGGAACATCCAGTACCAGATCCCCCCCAACCCGGCGGACCCGACGTCCAACCCGACGAACGTCCTGGGGATCTACTCGGCGGGCGGCGACATCGTGGTCGGCCCCTCGGCTCCCAACGACCTGATCATCCAGGCGGTGCTGATGGCCGGGAACTCCGGCAACTCCTACAACAGCTCGGTCAACGTCGCGAACTACAGCTCGGGCAGCCCGCGCGGCAGCGTCAACTTGCTCGGCGGGTTGATCGAGAAGTACTACGGTCCCTTCGGCACCTTCAATGCATCCACCGGGACCCAGCAGACCGGGTACGGTCGTGCCTTCACCTACGACACGCGGATGGGTCGCGGGTTCACCCCGCCGTACTTCCCGACGACCGGCCTCTTCGTGATCACCGACGGGACGACGCTGCCGCTGGCAGGGGCCAAGCCGACCTGGCGCGAGGCGACCCCTCCGTAGGGCCCGAACGGTCCTGGAGGATCCCATGAGGCGCTGGCACTCGGAACGCGGGTTTACGATGCTCGAAATGACGGTCGTGATCGTGATCGCGACCATCCTCATCGCCTTGAGTTACACCTCCTGGCAGGGATACACCGCGCAGCAGCGCCTCCGGTTTGGCGCCATGCAGGTGGCCACCGACCTGCGGGAAGCGGAGGAGCGGGCGAAGGCCGAGCGCGCCCAGTACACCATCATGTTTACCGGATCGTCCTCAGGGTACCGCATCCAGCGGACCAGCGGGGGGTTCACCGAGAACGCCTCGCTGCCGACGGGGGTCAGCCCGCAGGCCTCGGACACCGTGACGTTCACTCCCTTCGGACAGCCCGATGCGGCCCACACCGTTACGTTACAGAACGCGGCCGGTACCCGCACGGCATCGATCGATACCGTGGGAGGCATCACTTACCAGGGACCCTGATCAGCCGTTTCGCCTTCCGGCGTCGCGAGGGGCGCCCCCGTTGCTGATCGGGGCGCCCCTCGTGTATAATGGCTTCATTGTAATGTAGCCGCGTATGCTGGAGGTGGATTCTTGACCGAGGTGCGGGTCGGCAAGGATGAGACGCTGGACAGCGCCCTGCGACGGTTCAAGCGTCAGGTCAAGAGGTCCGGAATCCTCACAGACGCGAAGCGGCACGAACACTACGAGAAGCCTAGCGCAAAGCGGCGCCGCCGCGCGGCTCGACGCAAGCGATTCTAGGCCTCAGGCCTCCCTCCATCTGCTCCCGGCGAAGGATCGTTCCGCTCCCGGTGGGGGCGTCGGCGCGGGCACCGGTCGAGCATGCCCGCCGGGTCCTTGCCGTTTGAGCGCGGCGGAAAGGAAAGGAGTGTAGCCGTGCGGCAGCCGGCCCGGAAAGTCAAACGGGCGCACAGCGCCGGCGGGGTGGTGTTCCGCCGGTCGCCGCCGGACGCCGCGGCTGAGGTGCGGATCCTGCTCCTTCAGCACGAGGCCGGCAAGTGGATGCTCCCCAAGGGCACGATTGAAACCGGCGAGACCCCCGAGGCCGTCGCCCTGCGCGAGGTGGCCGAGGAAACGGGGCTGCACAACGTCCGGATCGTCCGCGATCTCGGCGAGGAGCGCTACCTCTTTTTTTGGAAGACCGAGGACACCTATTACGACAAGACCGTGCACTATTACCTAATGGAGTTTCTCGGCGGGGAAGAGACCTGCCCTCAGCGCGAGGAAGGGTTCGTCCGCTGCGACTGGGTATCGGTCGCGGAGGCGCTGGAGCGGATCAAGTACAAAGAGACCCGTGAGGTGGTCCGGAGGGCGGAGGTGGTCCTCTCGGCCGCGGATGTCCCGGCGGCCCCCCCGGGGGTCTATCATGGTCCCGCCTCGTCCTAAGCCCGAGTCCCCACCCGCCTTCATCTTTCCGGAGGGGGCGGCACGCGCGCAGGTGATCGCGCAGACGCTGGAAGGGTACCGTCGCTACCTCAACCCCGGACTGGCCCGGCTCTTTCAGTTTGGCGGCGTGGACACGGTCGAATGGGCGGCCGAAGGCTCTCTGGTGTGGGACATCCACGGCCGCGAGTACATCGACTGCGCATGCGGCCCGGCCATCTTCAACATCGGGCACCGCCATCCGCGGGTGCTGGCGGCGGTGCGTGATCAGCTCGATCGGATTCCGATGTCCGTCCGCACGATGCCGAGCGCCCCCCAGGCGGATCTGGCCCGTCGATTGGCGCA
This genomic window contains:
- a CDS encoding prepilin-type N-terminal cleavage/methylation domain-containing protein, giving the protein MRRWHSERGFTMLEMTVVIVIATILIALSYTSWQGYTAQQRLRFGAMQVATDLREAEERAKAERAQYTIMFTGSSSGYRIQRTSGGFTENASLPTGVSPQASDTVTFTPFGQPDAAHTVTLQNAAGTRTASIDTVGGITYQGP
- a CDS encoding type II secretion system protein, yielding MAMLRVLRRRPPSRLGLDLRVRGDSGFTFIELIVALTLFAGVSVFLLQAFMDGMTYANRSDEKAAATSIAMQVMEQIKASPNPYTLVGFTDIGRTPLPLPAPYTGINNPTPHTFQASVSVTPDNNLFLSTVTVNVYRPQDADVSPLVTLSTVLDAQ
- the rpsU gene encoding 30S ribosomal protein S21 — translated: MTEVRVGKDETLDSALRRFKRQVKRSGILTDAKRHEHYEKPSAKRRRRAARRKRF
- a CDS encoding prepilin-type N-terminal cleavage/methylation domain-containing protein; the encoded protein is MRRERGVTLIEFVVMLAILGLVIGGIYQFVVNGTVAAGKTNNFLQSQAQVRAALDNIVDESRWASGVTAGTATAVTLSIPQNTPFSASSPYTVTFTYDPVNRVVTRQQNAGPAVAMAYLVVGQGASTGLTFIYFDGGNNSLGSSPTAGQLSSIARLRAIVATTSGTVTRNLAGDAALRAHP
- a CDS encoding DUF4900 domain-containing protein; translated protein: MMSLLSMIFVLTVLATLVLYLSGKETALSAVRLNGAESLYVAEGGAFSGRAALMAYMGAYPAAVTSVDPSLSTTTALGWYAGGTKTAQNPFGVLDYLLTDGQRFSLGASASTASETFQVNWGLGNPHLKLQTGAAPANPVGAGAYAASVQLQPDPQPDASCAPFNTGASCSVHQLGTNDYELFYTYTVTSDGQLSPRFKRRVVLSGNFSVHLFVQTFALYALFTDVQNTPTNNPIWFTNNTSFNGPVHTNGEFRFAFFPTFTGKVESVNAKAWYNNGGNPLELSNNENVNGGTRVDAPLVPPDPNPQAATPAAFTRGVPIIPLPTSPFNQQGVAVGRNPADSSAVTTSQITSAIPELTGSGSVPNGVYVPVVDANGNCRSDAGEQMAGGVYIQGNVDNMTLGVSGNTAVYTLTQGSHTTTVTVDRTNNQTTVNSNNWMAPPSGGSCPGAAPGPASRTFTGVPKGWQGPGNPNASMIFVNGTVNGLSGTLQQNEQTTIAAAGTITITGNIQYQIPPNPADPTSNPTNVLGIYSAGGDIVVGPSAPNDLIIQAVLMAGNSGNSYNSSVNVANYSSGSPRGSVNLLGGLIEKYYGPFGTFNASTGTQQTGYGRAFTYDTRMGRGFTPPYFPTTGLFVITDGTTLPLAGAKPTWREATPP
- a CDS encoding NUDIX hydrolase; translation: MRQPARKVKRAHSAGGVVFRRSPPDAAAEVRILLLQHEAGKWMLPKGTIETGETPEAVALREVAEETGLHNVRIVRDLGEERYLFFWKTEDTYYDKTVHYYLMEFLGGEETCPQREEGFVRCDWVSVAEALERIKYKETREVVRRAEVVLSAADVPAAPPGVYHGPASS